The Archangium primigenium genomic interval ACCGCGCACCCGGACCACGCCGTGGAGGCCTTCGAGCACGGGGCGGTGGACTACGTGCTCAAGCCCGTGGACGCCGCGCGGCTGCACAAGGCGCTGGAGCGCGCCCGCTCCCGGAGGGCGCCGCCGCCGCCCAGCGAGGCGCCCGCGCGGCCCCTGGACCGGCTGCCCATCCCCACGCGCCAGGGCATCGTGCTCGTGGCGCCGGAGGCCATCTCCCACGCCACGCTCGAGGACGAGCTGGTCACCGTCTTCACCGCCCAGGGGGACTTCCTCACCGACTTCTCCCTCCAGGAGCTGGTGGAGCGCCTGCCCGCCGAGGGCTTCCACCGGGTGCACCGCCGGGCCCTGCTCAACCTCGCCCACGTCACCCGGCTGGAGCCCCTGGAGACGGGCGGCTACCTGGCGCGCACGGGCCGGGGCCACACGGTGGAGGTGAGCCGCCAGTCCGCGCGCGAGCTGCGCCGGCGCCTGGGCCTGCGCCGCGGCGGCGAGGAGGAGCCCACGGGGTGAGCCCCCCTTGAAGGAGCAAGGGTTCCACTGCGAACATCCGGCCCATGTCCCAGCAGCCGCAGTCCGCCGAGCCCCAGCCCCGGGGCGCCGTGTGCGCCCTCCATCCCGAGCGCTCCGCCGCCACCATCTGCAACCGTTGTGGCAACTACGCCTGCGAGCTGTGCTTCCAGGTGGCCCCCGACCGGCAGGACTACTGCGAGGCCTGCATGCCGCGCTCCGTGGTGCGGCCGGCCACGCGCATGTCGCGGCTGGGCGCCGTGATCGTGGACCAGCTCCTGCTCTTCGGCGGCGCCCTCGTGGGCGGCATCGTGGGGGGCATCTCGAAGGAGCCGATGGCCGTCTTCGTGCTGGCGCTCTCGGCCTTCGTCATCGTGGGCGTGATCCAGCTCATCATGCTCGACAAGTACGGGCAGAGCATCGGCAAGCGGGCCCTGGACATCAAGGTGGTGCGCATGGACGGCAGCGACGTGGGCCTGCTGCGGCTGCTCTTCCTGCGCAACGTCGTGCCCGCCGCCATCGGTCAGGCCACGTGCAGCATCTTCTCCCTCGTGGACGCGCTGGCCATCTTCTCCGAGCAGAGCCGCTGCCTGCACGACTACATCGCGGACACCCAGGTCATCGACGTGAGCGACGCCTAGGGAATCAGCTCGAAGGCGCGCTGGAAGAAGAGCACCAGCGCCTTGCGCGACTCCAAGGCCGACTCCGGCGACGGGACGAGGTCCACCTCGCCGCCCTCGCCCCGGTGGGAGTAGGGGTCGGTGATGCGCGCGGCCGGCTGCAACCG includes:
- a CDS encoding RDD family protein, with the translated sequence MSQQPQSAEPQPRGAVCALHPERSAATICNRCGNYACELCFQVAPDRQDYCEACMPRSVVRPATRMSRLGAVIVDQLLLFGGALVGGIVGGISKEPMAVFVLALSAFVIVGVIQLIMLDKYGQSIGKRALDIKVVRMDGSDVGLLRLLFLRNVVPAAIGQATCSIFSLVDALAIFSEQSRCLHDYIADTQVIDVSDA
- a CDS encoding response regulator: MSPPLRILIADDELVARRRLARLVAALPDSTVCGEVADGEAVLDTVRAGGVDVVLLDIHMPGLSGLDALALLPAGGPHVILVTAHPDHAVEAFEHGAVDYVLKPVDAARLHKALERARSRRAPPPPSEAPARPLDRLPIPTRQGIVLVAPEAISHATLEDELVTVFTAQGDFLTDFSLQELVERLPAEGFHRVHRRALLNLAHVTRLEPLETGGYLARTGRGHTVEVSRQSARELRRRLGLRRGGEEEPTG